TCTGCTTTATCTGCGGGCATAAATGTCATGTGCGCATTTTTCAAACCCGCATATTTACGCGGGCTTTAGGCACAAGAAAAGGAATTTCAGGATGAGGTCAAGTTCGCTCTTTGAAAAAAGCGACCGGGGAAACAACACAAAAAGCCGCGTTGCCCGAAAGACATGCGGTGATTGTGCATTCCATCAATTTATCGTCGGCCATGCCGTGCATTGATGCTATCCCGTTAATTGAAAAGCCAATATAGCATCAAAAGAGAGCAGGGCAAGCCGTAACCCGGTTAATATTTTACAGCAGTTCCTTGTTCTTGTAGTTTGCAAAAACACCAGATTGAAACGGCGCCACCACGCCAGAGCCTGATGAAAGTACGCCCCGTATGTCCAGTCCCGAAGTGCGCCGAAATGTTCTGTTTTTAAGTTTATGTGTTGCCCTGTCGGCGAGCGCGATGTCACTGCTGTTTACGGTTGCAGCCGTAATCGGTTATTCGCTGGCGCCAGATAAATCACTTTCTACGTTACCGGTTGCATTCACCATGATTGCAATGATGGCGACGACCGCTCCGTCGGCATTGATGATGAGCAGGTTCGGTCGCCGTGTCGGGTTCTGGATCGGATCTGGTATCGGCATGGTCGGTGCCGTGGCAGGCATGGGGACGGTCTATTGGGGGAATTTCTGGTTGCTGTGTGTAGCTTGCGCCTGCATCGGGTCTGCCAATGCCATCGCCATGCAATATCGTTTCGCCGCAGCCGAGGCTGCGCCGCCGGAATTCCGTTCTCGTGCGATTTCACTGACCATGCTGGGCGGGCTTGCTGCTGCCTTCGTCGGACCAAACCTGGCAAGTTTTGCACGCAACTGGTTTGATACGGTGCCATTTCTCGGAACTTTCCTGGCACTGATCGGGATTCAATTTCTGCTGGTTCTGGCGATCAGCCAGTTGCGCCTTCCTGATATGCGCGGCACCAAGCATGATGAACCGGCGCGTCCGCTCAGAGTGGTGATAGGGCAACCTGCCGTGATCGTTGCAATGATTGCCGGGGCACTTGGCTATGCGGTCATGAGCTTTGTCATGACAGCAACACCACTTGCGATCCTTGATTGCAATTACGAGTTCGGCGATGCCGCCTTCATCATTCAGTGGCATGTGGTGGGTATGTATGCGCCAGGTTTCTTTACCGGCAACCTGATCCGCCGGTTTGGTGCCCTTGGCATCATTCAGGTGGGGGCGGTGCTGAATCTGATCTGTCTCGCATTCGGTTTGGCCGGGGAGGATTTGATCGACAATTTCTGGCCGTCTCTTGTGCTGCTTGGGGTTGGATGGAATTTTATGTTCGTTGGCGCGACCACCTTCCTGACCGAAAACTATCGTCCGGCGGAGCAGGCCCGCGTACAGGCGATCAATGAATTTGTGGTGTTTGGTACTGTTGCCATTGCATCATTGTCAGCTGGCTCGATATATGCTGGGGCGGGATGGTCAACCTTGCTGTATTCGGCGGCCTTGCCGGTTGGGTTGGTGATGTTGGTGCTTGCCGGATACGCGTTGCGCCGCCGTCATCAACCGGCTTGAAAACTGCAAAAGGCCACTTGATGCGGCCTTTTTCGTGTCAGTGATGCCCGGCAAGAATATCAAGTGCGTGGGACCGAAATTCCCGATTGTATAAAACCAGCGTAACCCATGCGGCGCCGATGATGAACGCGACCGGATGATAGAACCACGCAAGTGCTGACAGCGCGAAGAAATAGGCGCGAATGCCGCGATTGAAATTGTGCGCTGACATCATGCTCATGCGTGATGCCCGGGCAGCTGCCCTGGCTGCATCCGGTGCGCTTGGGTCCGGGGCAGCACCGATCAGGATCGAACAATAGTTCGACAGACGGAATGCCCATGTGAACTTGAAGAACGCATAGATAAAGATCAGAATCAGCAGCACGACCTTGCATTCCCAGACTGCTGCCGTTGTTTCGACGGCAAAGGGCAGGGCGGATACCGTTTGGATTGCTTTTTCGGTGTAGCCAAGAAGTGCGATCAAACCAATCAGGACCAGAATGGTAGTCGATGAAAAGAAACTGATGCCGGTGATCAGGTTGCCCGCGATGGAGGTGTCAACCATGCGCAGATTACGTTGAAGCATCTGTTCCATCCAGCGATGCCGATTGCGCGCCATATGTGCCGAAATCGAATTACGCCGTCGCGAACTCGCATCGGCAAAGATGGTATAGCCCACCCACCAGAGAAATGCCCAACTAACAGCGGCAATGTCGAGTAACGTAAATTCGGGCATAATGTGATCCGTCTTTAAATTCGTTTCGACCGTAAAACACGGCGGCCTGTAACTTCATCCTACTGAGGATACATGTTTCTTCGCAATTGGGTTTAATGTTTCCTGTATTCATTCCGATCTGTGATCCATGCATGTCTGATCCCTATTGACCCGGTGCGGGTTGTGTTTTTCACCGATACAGAGTATGAGCGGCGCAAATTTTCACTGGAGAGCGACATGAGCGACCTCGAAAACGATCTTGGCGAAGACATCGACTTCGAAGAATTCGAAGCGCACACCGAACAGCTTCTGGCCGAAGGCCGTAACAAGGACGATCTGTTCGAATTTATCGGTTTCCTGAACATCAATGAAGTCGGCACGCACATGATCGCGGCCGAGATGGTTCTGGACGAAGATGCCATCGACCAGATGAGCAAGACGCTTCGCAAGCTTGATGTTGATCTGGGCCCGCTTGGTGAATTGACCGGTGGTCTTAAAGGCGGCGAAGACGTCAAACGTGCGCTTGCGGCTCTGTTCCTTGAATTGGTAGAGCTGTGCGAACTTGATGAAGACGATGAAGATGCCGGGGATCTTTCCGAAGAAGCGCTGGTGCTTTTGAATTTCGTTAAACGCTTTAATCCGCAGATGCGTCGCCTGACGGTGGCACTGACCGATACCGATGATGACGATGTCGCGTGCGAGTACGAAGTCACCAACTGGTAAGTCTTGGGACTTGCCCTTATGACAAAATATCATGTAGGCAAAGGCAGGGTGTTTTCATCCTGCCTTTTTCTTTGCCGGAGCCACCATTGTGACCACAGCCATTCTTGATGACGCGTCTGCACGTCTTCAGTCTTATCTTGATCGTTACGCAAAGGGGCAGGAACCGGTGGCGGATGCACCGCGACTTCGCCAATGGATCATTGATCATCAGGTTGATTTCGCGTCGGTCTTGGATTGCGATCTGAAAAGCTGTGCTAAAATCGTTTATGACTTTTCAAGCAATGACGATGTGGTGATTGGTGGTACCAGCGATCCGGCGCGCCAGACCGAAATCATGTGGCAGCAGATGGCGGATGCCAACGCGCCGGTAGGTGTCGGTCGTTATCGCGAAGACCGGATATGTTATCAATCCGATCAATTCAAAAATGATGGCGAGGCGCGCAGCCAGCATCTTGGCATTGATCTTTTCGCCCCGGCGGGTACGCCCGTTTATGTGCCACTTGATGGCGTCGTCCACAGCTTTGCCGATAACAATCTGCATCTTGATTATGGGCCGACCATCATCCTTGAACACAATCCGGAACCGGATGTGACTTTCTATACATTGTATGGTCACCTCAGCCGTGAATCGCTTGAGGGTCTTTATATCGGACAGCCCGTGGAAAAAGACCATCTGTTGTGTGCTTTTGGCGATTTCCCGATTAATGGCGACTGGATTCCGCATCTTCATTTTCAGATTATTTTCGATATGCTGGGTAAAAAGGGAGATTATTTTGGGGCGGCAAAGCCATCGGAATGGGAAATCTGGGAAAGCATCTGTCCAAATGCCAATCTGATCCTTCAAATGCCTGAAAATGTGACGGCAAAGCGGGGGGACCAGTAATGCAGCCACGGCTTAAGGCTGGCATCTGGGTTCGCGGGCAGATTGCGATCTGCCAATCAAAGCTGATTACGGCGATGGTGGTGCACATGGGCAATGAAGATGCCGGTGCGGTGCTGCTGAAGCTCAATCGTTTTGCGGCCGGATGCTATGTCTTTTCGCGGGTGACGACACTTGATGGCGATATGGGCTGGATGCAGGTGGCCGGTGGCGCGGATGGTGGACGCGAGACCGAGTTCGCCTGCGACGAATACTGGCGCAAACAGGTGAAATTTGATCGCGATGTCTGGGTGCTGGAGATCGAGGATCACAAGGGCGAATACGAGCTTGATGCGCCACTGGTCGATTTTTGATGGATGAGATTTCCGAAGTGCTAAATCAAGAAGGGCTCGCAAGATGTTGCGAGCCCTTTGGTGTTTTGGCGAGGGCCAATCAGGCGGTGCGCTGCAGCAGGTGGTAACCGAAATCGGTTTCCACCACGTCGGACGTGGTGCCGACTTCCATGTTGAAAGCAGCGGCATCGAATTCCGGAACCATCATGCCACGTCCAAAGAAGCCAAGGTCGCCGCCCTGTTGACCGGAAGGACAGTCAGAGTTTGCTTTGGCGACTTCACCGAAGTCAGCACCATTGGCGATCTGGTCTTTGAGCGCGTTGATTTCGGTAAGCGCTTCTTCTTTGGTGCGGGTTGCACTGGAGCGTGCCGAACCAGCATACATCAGAAGAATGTGCGACGCGCGAACTTGTTCACTCATAACTCGTCCTTTCTTCCACAGGTGGGTTGCACCCTGCGGATTTTCTGCAAGATTAGAAATCTATGGGGAATGCAAAGGGTCCAAACCGATGCACAAGCGTATATACGCGTGTACATGGGCTTGGGCCCTAGACTTTCTCCATGCCTTGTGGCTTGTTACGACAAAATGATCAGAGATGAAAGAGAAGAGGCGTTTTAATGCTTGCTGTCGTTTCTCCGGCAAAGAAACTTGATTTCGAAACGGATGCACCTGAAATGGCCGTTTCAGAACCGCAATTTCTCGACGATACTGAAGAACTTATTGAAGTTGCGCGTAAAAAAAGCCGCAGCGATTTGATGAAGCTGATGGGGATCAGTGAAAATCTTGCTGATCTGAATTATCAGCGCTTTGCGCATTTTTCACGGCCTTTTGATCGCACAAACGCCAAGCCGGCAATTTACGCGTTCCGTGGTGATACCTATGTCGGTCTTGATGCCGACACGATGGATCAAAAAGATATCGCCTGGGCCGAAAACCATTTCCGGATGCTTTCGGGCCTTTATGGTCTTTTGAAACCGCGTGATTTGATGCAGCCCTATCGTCTTGAAATGGGAACCCGACTTTCGAACCCACGTGGCAAGGATCTTTATGCATTCTGGGGTGATAAGATTGCCAGACAGATCAATACTATTATCGCTGATCACAAGAACCGCAGCCTGATCAATCTGGCATCGCATGAATACTTCAAGTCGGTGAAAGAAGATGTGCTTGACGGTCCGGTGATCACGCCGGTCTTCAAGGAAGTCAAAGCCGGTGTTGGCAAGGTCATTGGTTTCTCGGCCAAACGTGCACGTGGCATGATGGCGCGTTACATGATCGACAATCGTCTGGAAAAGCCCGAGGACCTTAAATCGTTCGATATGGACGGTTATCGCTATCAAAAAGATCAGTCGAATGATAACGAGTGGATATTTACACGCGAACATAACTGATAACAGAAGTGGTGCGATCGTATGACCGACGACCATCTTGAGCAGCTTGAAGATGACAACCATCTGCCGGAAGCTCATCCGTTTTCCGGATATCTGCGGACTTTCTTCCGTGGACCGGGGCGTTCACGCAGCCTGACGCGCGAAGAGGCATTTGAAGCCTTTTCAATGATCCTGCGTGACGAGGTGGAACCGATCCAACTGGGCGCGTTTCTTTTGATGCTGCGTTATCGTGCCGAAACGCCCGAAGAACTGGCAGGCATGATCGAAGCCGTTCGCAAGGCCGCGCGGCTTGAGCTGGACGATGAAAGCCTGATTCCGGAAAAATGTCATCCGATGCTGGATTGGCCATCCTATGCGGCAGGGCGTTCGCGCGGTTTGCCGTGGTTCGTGCTGTCGGCGATGTTGCTGTCGCGGAATGGTATTCCGGTTCTGATGCATGGCTATAATTCGCACCTGACCAACGGTGTGAGCACCGAGGTTGCGGTCAAGACGCTAAAATTGCCCTTGGCGATGTCGGCCGACGAAGCACGTTCCGATATTGCGTCGAAGGGCTTTGCCTATTTGCCGCTGCGCCACATCCATCCGAAATTGCAGGAGCTGATTGGTCTGCGGCCTTTATTGGGGTTGCGCAGTCCGGTCAATACCCTGCTGCGTCTGCTTAATCCGTTGCAGGCGCGTGCGGCGTTTCTTGGCGTATTCCATCCGGCGTTTCTTGATGTTCACCGGGAAACGGGAAAGCTTCTGGAATTACCGCGTATTGGCGTCATCAAGGGCGGCGGCGGTGAGGCGGAACGCACACCGTTCAAGCATGTCGATCTTCGTATGCTTGACAATGGCGAGCTTAGCGACGTTCGCTGGCCGGCACTTCTGGCGCGGACTGAAAAGGACGATGAAGACAACAGCCCGGTGACCTTGCAGCATTTTATGGCCGTATGGCGCGGCGAGGTCGAAGACAGTGCCGCGATTGCGCGCATCAAAGGCAGTGCGGCAATGGGGGCGTTCCTTGCAGGCAAGGCCGACTACATGGACGAAGCCGAAGCACTGGTTGATGGCTGGTGGGAAAAACGTGACCGCAAGATCGGTTAAAAATCGCAGTTATGAGTGACTGCGAAATCAAATCACGGGATGGTGAGACGAGCCATCCCCTTTTGTTATTTTCAGAATGAAGAGTTTGGTTCTTTCAGGAACGCAATTTCATCTGGCGTTGATGTCCGCCCCAGAATGTCATTACGGTGCGGATAGCGACCGAAACGATCAATGATCCGTTTGTGTTTGATTTCGTAGCCATGATTGTTTTCAAGGCCCGGCTGGTTAAACAAATCCAGTGCGATTTCGTGAATGGCTTCTGATTCCGAATGCATGTAGGGCATATACAGGAAGGATTTTTCGGCGGGCTTGGTCAGTTTGGTATCAAAGCCATGTGCAATGGCTTCCTGTGCCAGAGCGAGTGCCATAGGGTCGGAGGCAAAGGATTCCGGTTTGTCGCGATAGATGTTGCGAGAAAATTGATCCAGAATAATGATTTCAGCCAGTCGGCCATGTGCGGTTTTGCGCCAGCCATACAATTCCCCGGCTGCCGCGGCGGCATGAAAATCAGCAAATCGTTCTGCGATATAACGGTCAATTGCAGTGTCTTTTTCAAACCATTGTTTAGGCTCAAGTTCCTTGAACCAGAACACAAGAATGGATTCAGGTTTCATGGGGCGTTTCCCGTTCTTTTAAGATTGCTGAAGCATAGGCGAGCTCGCAAATGCCAGCAAGTCAGGCTTTGGATATAACGCCATCCTGAAGGCGAACGGAACGTGTTGCGACATGATCAAGAAATAGATGATCATGGGAAATGATCACCATCGCCTGCGGTAAAGAGCGCAAAATTGCGATCAGACGTTGCTCGACATCGGCATCAAGCCCGTTGGTTGGCTCGTCAAGCAGAAGGATTTCGGGCGACATCGCCAGAACTGTTGCAAGTGCAACCAGTCGCTTTTCACCACCGGAAAGCTGATAAGTGATCCGGGTTTCAAATCCGCCCAGTCCGAGATCAGCTAGCGTTTGCATAGCTATTTTTCGCGCATCATAGCGCGATTGACCAAGGTTAAGCGGGCCAAACATCACGTCTTCAAGAACGGTCGGGCAGAAAAGCTGATCATCGGAATCTTGAAACAGCAACCCAACCCGGCCGCGAACGGCGCGAAATTCTGATTCTGTTTCGCATCTTGACCCAAGAATGGCTATCTCGCCATTCTCTGCTGTGACTAAACCCATCAGACAATGCAACAGGCTGCTTTTTCCAGCGCCATTCGCCCCCATCAGGGCCAATCTTTCACCGGTCCGCAGGTACAGGTCCACACCATTCAAGACCTTGCGCCCGGTGGGGAAGGTGAAATGCAGGTTTTTGACTGTGATCAGATCAGCGGCGGACATGCGACCTCCAACCCGATCAGGGCAGCGGTGAAAAGGATGAGGGCACTGGCAAACAGATAATCCTGAGGACTGAACCGGGGCAGGGAGCCGAAATGCATATGACCGTGATAGGCACGACATTTCATCGCCCAAAGAATGCGTTCTGAACGATCATGGCTGCGCACCAACAGCATCCCAAGTAAATATCCAAAACTGCGCCAGCTATGACGATTGTTACGCGCGACAAAGGCGCGTGCCCGCATGGCAACATGCAGGCGCAGATATTCCCGCCGCAAAAGATCGATATAGCGAATGGTAAACATGAAAAGCGTCACCAGCTTTGCCGGAACGTATATCCCCTGCAAACCCCGCCCCAGAAGGATTGCATCCATTCCGCCCATCAGTGCAATCAGAACAAGTATCGCAGCATTTGCCTTAAGCGCGATCAGCACGGCCTGGAACAGTCCCTGATAGCTGGCGTCAAAACTCCAAAGGGTGAATATCACATCACCGGGCACGGTAAAGGGCAACATGATCAGCATCACAAGGATGAAGCCATCCATGGTCAAAACCATTTTAAGTGTTCTGGACCAGTTGGGTTTGGCAAAACCGGTAATGATCGCAGCGACCAGAACCAGCATTGCCAATGGTTGCCAGCTTGAAAAACTGACGGCTGTTACGATCAGTGCGAGAGCTGCCAGCAAACGACAGCGTGGATCAATCCGTGACAGAACTGAATTGGATCGTGACGGTACAAGGACATTTGTCGCCCCGATCATGGTTTTTCATTCTGCTGATCGGGCCGTGATTTTCCGGCCCTGAACCATGCAAAGGCCCCGAATATTCCGACGATGACACCAATCCCACCCAGAAGATCGGAGAATCGGACTTTGTCCTCATAGGCAACCAGCTGTTCGCGCAAGGGCCGAACATGACGGGATACAGCCGCATCAATCAGGTTGTCCAACTCGTCCCG
The Thalassospira xiamenensis M-5 = DSM 17429 DNA segment above includes these coding regions:
- a CDS encoding glycosyl transferase family protein; the protein is MTDDHLEQLEDDNHLPEAHPFSGYLRTFFRGPGRSRSLTREEAFEAFSMILRDEVEPIQLGAFLLMLRYRAETPEELAGMIEAVRKAARLELDDESLIPEKCHPMLDWPSYAAGRSRGLPWFVLSAMLLSRNGIPVLMHGYNSHLTNGVSTEVAVKTLKLPLAMSADEARSDIASKGFAYLPLRHIHPKLQELIGLRPLLGLRSPVNTLLRLLNPLQARAAFLGVFHPAFLDVHRETGKLLELPRIGVIKGGGGEAERTPFKHVDLRMLDNGELSDVRWPALLARTEKDDEDNSPVTLQHFMAVWRGEVEDSAAIARIKGSAAMGAFLAGKADYMDEAEALVDGWWEKRDRKIG
- the cbiQ gene encoding cobalt ECF transporter T component CbiQ encodes the protein MIGATNVLVPSRSNSVLSRIDPRCRLLAALALIVTAVSFSSWQPLAMLVLVAAIITGFAKPNWSRTLKMVLTMDGFILVMLIMLPFTVPGDVIFTLWSFDASYQGLFQAVLIALKANAAILVLIALMGGMDAILLGRGLQGIYVPAKLVTLFMFTIRYIDLLRREYLRLHVAMRARAFVARNNRHSWRSFGYLLGMLLVRSHDRSERILWAMKCRAYHGHMHFGSLPRFSPQDYLFASALILFTAALIGLEVACPPLI
- a CDS encoding DUF924 family protein, yielding MKPESILVFWFKELEPKQWFEKDTAIDRYIAERFADFHAAAAAGELYGWRKTAHGRLAEIIILDQFSRNIYRDKPESFASDPMALALAQEAIAHGFDTKLTKPAEKSFLYMPYMHSESEAIHEIALDLFNQPGLENNHGYEIKHKRIIDRFGRYPHRNDILGRTSTPDEIAFLKEPNSSF
- a CDS encoding energy-coupling factor ABC transporter ATP-binding protein, with amino-acid sequence MSAADLITVKNLHFTFPTGRKVLNGVDLYLRTGERLALMGANGAGKSSLLHCLMGLVTAENGEIAILGSRCETESEFRAVRGRVGLLFQDSDDQLFCPTVLEDVMFGPLNLGQSRYDARKIAMQTLADLGLGGFETRITYQLSGGEKRLVALATVLAMSPEILLLDEPTNGLDADVEQRLIAILRSLPQAMVIISHDHLFLDHVATRSVRLQDGVISKA
- the yaaA gene encoding peroxide stress protein YaaA, whose translation is MLAVVSPAKKLDFETDAPEMAVSEPQFLDDTEELIEVARKKSRSDLMKLMGISENLADLNYQRFAHFSRPFDRTNAKPAIYAFRGDTYVGLDADTMDQKDIAWAENHFRMLSGLYGLLKPRDLMQPYRLEMGTRLSNPRGKDLYAFWGDKIARQINTIIADHKNRSLINLASHEYFKSVKEDVLDGPVITPVFKEVKAGVGKVIGFSAKRARGMMARYMIDNRLEKPEDLKSFDMDGYRYQKDQSNDNEWIFTREHN
- a CDS encoding MFS transporter, whose protein sequence is MSSPEVRRNVLFLSLCVALSASAMSLLFTVAAVIGYSLAPDKSLSTLPVAFTMIAMMATTAPSALMMSRFGRRVGFWIGSGIGMVGAVAGMGTVYWGNFWLLCVACACIGSANAIAMQYRFAAAEAAPPEFRSRAISLTMLGGLAAAFVGPNLASFARNWFDTVPFLGTFLALIGIQFLLVLAISQLRLPDMRGTKHDEPARPLRVVIGQPAVIVAMIAGALGYAVMSFVMTATPLAILDCNYEFGDAAFIIQWHVVGMYAPGFFTGNLIRRFGALGIIQVGAVLNLICLAFGLAGEDLIDNFWPSLVLLGVGWNFMFVGATTFLTENYRPAEQARVQAINEFVVFGTVAIASLSAGSIYAGAGWSTLLYSAALPVGLVMLVLAGYALRRRHQPA
- a CDS encoding peptidoglycan DD-metalloendopeptidase family protein, with translation MTTAILDDASARLQSYLDRYAKGQEPVADAPRLRQWIIDHQVDFASVLDCDLKSCAKIVYDFSSNDDVVIGGTSDPARQTEIMWQQMADANAPVGVGRYREDRICYQSDQFKNDGEARSQHLGIDLFAPAGTPVYVPLDGVVHSFADNNLHLDYGPTIILEHNPEPDVTFYTLYGHLSRESLEGLYIGQPVEKDHLLCAFGDFPINGDWIPHLHFQIIFDMLGKKGDYFGAAKPSEWEIWESICPNANLILQMPENVTAKRGDQ
- a CDS encoding peptidylprolyl isomerase, whose product is MWKKGRVMSEQVRASHILLMYAGSARSSATRTKEEALTEINALKDQIANGADFGEVAKANSDCPSGQQGGDLGFFGRGMMVPEFDAAAFNMEVGTTSDVVETDFGYHLLQRTA
- a CDS encoding DUF1491 family protein: MQPRLKAGIWVRGQIAICQSKLITAMVVHMGNEDAGAVLLKLNRFAAGCYVFSRVTTLDGDMGWMQVAGGADGGRETEFACDEYWRKQVKFDRDVWVLEIEDHKGEYELDAPLVDF
- a CDS encoding DUF599 domain-containing protein, whose translation is MPEFTLLDIAAVSWAFLWWVGYTIFADASSRRRNSISAHMARNRHRWMEQMLQRNLRMVDTSIAGNLITGISFFSSTTILVLIGLIALLGYTEKAIQTVSALPFAVETTAAVWECKVVLLILIFIYAFFKFTWAFRLSNYCSILIGAAPDPSAPDAARAAARASRMSMMSAHNFNRGIRAYFFALSALAWFYHPVAFIIGAAWVTLVLYNREFRSHALDILAGHH